The following proteins come from a genomic window of Rutidosis leptorrhynchoides isolate AG116_Rl617_1_P2 unplaced genomic scaffold, CSIRO_AGI_Rlap_v1 contig215, whole genome shotgun sequence:
- the LOC139881978 gene encoding cytochrome P450 78A9-like isoform X2 gives METKIDFLWVLAFASKCKSLTFHNTFFLLLFLFLVCLAMAVSFWAHPGGHAWGKYYTTRPVNPIPGPRGYPILGSMNLMTGLAHHKLASAARTLNSTRLMAFSLAETRVIITSNPDVAKEILNSSVFADRPIKESAYGLMFNRAIGFAPYGVYWRTLRRIAATHMFSPKQISNTERQRTVLASQMVSILKCKSMDPVRLVRVREILKEASLNNMMCSVFGREYELGSIESEVEELSELVREGYELLGKLNWSDHLPWLAGLDLQKIRFRCFNLVPRVNRFVRRILNEHRAHADDPKKCHDFVNVLLSLRNPDKLSDDDMIAVLWEMIFRGTDTVAVLIEWILARMVLHPEIQSKVHDELDRVVGRSRPLIESDIKLMAYFQSVVKEVLRLHPPGPLLSWARLAITDSVVDGHHVPAGTTAMVNMWAITRDPQVWNDPLKFNPDRFADVDFSVLGSDLRLAPFGSGRRTCPGKNLGLTTVSFWTATLLHEFELKDSQSTSTIDLTEVLKLSCEMANPLTVRLIPRRS, from the exons ATGGAAACTAAAATCGACTTCCTTTGGGTCTTAGCTTTTGCTTCCAAATGCAAATCATTAACCTTTCATAACACTTTCTTCCTCCTTCTCTTCCTCTTCCTAGTATGCCTTGCCATGGCGGTTTCCTTCTGGGCTCACCCGGGTGGTCACGCTTGGGGCAAATACTACACGACCCGACCCGTTAACCCGATTCCTGGACCTCGTGGTTATCCAATCCTTGGCAGCATGAACCTCATGACTGGATTGGCTCACCACAAACTAGCATCAGCGGCTCGCACTCTAAATTCTACAAGGCTCATGGCGTTTAGCCTTGCAGAGACACGTGTCATCATAACAAGCAATCCTGACGTGGCGAAAGAGATTCTAAACAGTTCGGTGTTTGCTGACCGTCCGATAAAAGAATCGGCTTATGGTCTAATGTTTAACAGAGCGATTGGTTTCGCTCCTTACGGAGTCTACTGGCGAACGTTAAGACGTATTGCTGCCACGCACATGTTTTCTCCTAAACAAATTAGTAACACAGAGAGGCAAAGAACTGTTTTAGCCTCGCAAATGGTTTCTATACTTAAATGTAAAAGCATGGATCCGGTTAGACTGGTTCGTGTTAGGGAGATTCTCAAAGAAGCTTCGCTTAATAACATGATGTGTTCCGTATTTGGTCGTGAATACGAGCTTGGTTCGATTGAAAGTGAGGTTGAGGAACTTAGTGAGCTTGTTCGAGAAGGGTACGAATTGTTAGGAAAGCTCAATTGGTCTGATCATCTTCCATGGCTCGCCGGTTTAGACCTACAGAAAATCCGGTTCAGGTGCTTCAATTTGGTTCCCCGAGTGAACCGGTTTGTTAGACGGATTTTAAATGAACATAGAGCTCATGCAGATGATCCGAAAAAATGTCACGATTTTGTCAACGTTTTGCTTTCACTTCGAAATCCAGACAAATTATCTGATGACGACATGATCGCCGTTCTTTGG GAAATGATATTTAGAGGAACCGATACGGTGGCAGTTCTGATCGAATGGATTCTGGCAAGGATGGTCCTCCACCCTGAAATCCAATCAAAAGTGCACGACGAGCTCGATCGAGTTGTGGGAAGATCACGACCGTTAATCGAATCGGACATAAAATTGATGGCTTACTTTCAATCAGTGGTGAAAGAGGTCCTGAGGCTTCATCCTCCTGGCCCACTTTTGTCTTGGGCCCGATTAGCTATCACGGACAGTGTCGTCGATGGGCACCACGTCCCTGCCGGGACCACAGCCATGGTTAACATGTGGGCCATCACACGGGACCCGCAAGTGTGGAATGACCCACTCAAGTTTAATCCCGATAGATTTGCTGACGTTGACTTCTCAGTACTCGGGTCAGATTTAAGGTTGGCACCATTCGGGTCGGGTAGGAGGACTTGCCCCGGAAAGAACTTGGGTTTGACCACAGTCAGCTTCTGGACGGCTACTTTGTTACATGAGTTCGAATTGAAGGATAGCCAGTCAACGTCAACCATTGACCTGACGGAAGTTTTGAAGTTGTCGTGTGAAATGGCTAATCCACTCACTGTCAGATTAATCCCCAGGAGAAGCTAG
- the LOC139881978 gene encoding cytochrome P450 78A9-like isoform X1, with product METKIDFLWVLAFASKCKSLTFHNTFFLLLFLFLVCLAMAVSFWAHPGGHAWGKYYTTRPVNPIPGPRGYPILGSMNLMTGLAHHKLASAARTLNSTRLMAFSLAETRVIITSNPDVAKEILNSSVFADRPIKESAYGLMFNRAIGFAPYGVYWRTLRRIAATHMFSPKQISNTERQRTVLASQMVSILKCKSMDPVRLVRVREILKEASLNNMMCSVFGREYELGSIESEVEELSELVREGYELLGKLNWSDHLPWLAGLDLQKIRFRCFNLVPRVNRFVRRILNEHRAHADDPKKCHDFVNVLLSLRNPDKLSDDDMIAVLWEMIFRGTDTVAVLIEWILARMVLHPEIQSKVHDELDRVVGRSRPLIESDIKLMAYFQSVVKEVLRLHPPGPLLSWARLAITDSVVDGHHVPAGTTAMVNMWAITRDPQVWNDPLKFNPDRFADVDFSVLGSDLRLAPFGSGRRTCPGKNLGLTTVSFWTATLLHEFELKDSQSTSTIDLTEVLKLSCEMANPLTVRLIPRRSFSKKDKIK from the exons ATGGAAACTAAAATCGACTTCCTTTGGGTCTTAGCTTTTGCTTCCAAATGCAAATCATTAACCTTTCATAACACTTTCTTCCTCCTTCTCTTCCTCTTCCTAGTATGCCTTGCCATGGCGGTTTCCTTCTGGGCTCACCCGGGTGGTCACGCTTGGGGCAAATACTACACGACCCGACCCGTTAACCCGATTCCTGGACCTCGTGGTTATCCAATCCTTGGCAGCATGAACCTCATGACTGGATTGGCTCACCACAAACTAGCATCAGCGGCTCGCACTCTAAATTCTACAAGGCTCATGGCGTTTAGCCTTGCAGAGACACGTGTCATCATAACAAGCAATCCTGACGTGGCGAAAGAGATTCTAAACAGTTCGGTGTTTGCTGACCGTCCGATAAAAGAATCGGCTTATGGTCTAATGTTTAACAGAGCGATTGGTTTCGCTCCTTACGGAGTCTACTGGCGAACGTTAAGACGTATTGCTGCCACGCACATGTTTTCTCCTAAACAAATTAGTAACACAGAGAGGCAAAGAACTGTTTTAGCCTCGCAAATGGTTTCTATACTTAAATGTAAAAGCATGGATCCGGTTAGACTGGTTCGTGTTAGGGAGATTCTCAAAGAAGCTTCGCTTAATAACATGATGTGTTCCGTATTTGGTCGTGAATACGAGCTTGGTTCGATTGAAAGTGAGGTTGAGGAACTTAGTGAGCTTGTTCGAGAAGGGTACGAATTGTTAGGAAAGCTCAATTGGTCTGATCATCTTCCATGGCTCGCCGGTTTAGACCTACAGAAAATCCGGTTCAGGTGCTTCAATTTGGTTCCCCGAGTGAACCGGTTTGTTAGACGGATTTTAAATGAACATAGAGCTCATGCAGATGATCCGAAAAAATGTCACGATTTTGTCAACGTTTTGCTTTCACTTCGAAATCCAGACAAATTATCTGATGACGACATGATCGCCGTTCTTTGG GAAATGATATTTAGAGGAACCGATACGGTGGCAGTTCTGATCGAATGGATTCTGGCAAGGATGGTCCTCCACCCTGAAATCCAATCAAAAGTGCACGACGAGCTCGATCGAGTTGTGGGAAGATCACGACCGTTAATCGAATCGGACATAAAATTGATGGCTTACTTTCAATCAGTGGTGAAAGAGGTCCTGAGGCTTCATCCTCCTGGCCCACTTTTGTCTTGGGCCCGATTAGCTATCACGGACAGTGTCGTCGATGGGCACCACGTCCCTGCCGGGACCACAGCCATGGTTAACATGTGGGCCATCACACGGGACCCGCAAGTGTGGAATGACCCACTCAAGTTTAATCCCGATAGATTTGCTGACGTTGACTTCTCAGTACTCGGGTCAGATTTAAGGTTGGCACCATTCGGGTCGGGTAGGAGGACTTGCCCCGGAAAGAACTTGGGTTTGACCACAGTCAGCTTCTGGACGGCTACTTTGTTACATGAGTTCGAATTGAAGGATAGCCAGTCAACGTCAACCATTGACCTGACGGAAGTTTTGAAGTTGTCGTGTGAAATGGCTAATCCACTCACTGTCAGATTAATCCCCAGGAGAAGCT tttcaAAAAAAGATAAAATAAAGTGA